Proteins from a single region of Siphonobacter curvatus:
- a CDS encoding GAF domain-containing protein — protein sequence MGYFAFLVIVTQLSAMIQPAIPINESARLAALEEYKIMDSLPEMAYDAITRLASQICGTPISMISLIDRTRHWVKSRKGIDANEIPRELSFCSHVILEPEIPLIVPDMRQDERFHDNPFTIGQPGVIFYAGIPLVNPEGYPLGSLCIIDEKPKQLSEDQLQALKDLSYQVVMLLELRRKHFQAERARAEAEDARQAKARFLSTMSHEIRNALSPIIGSVG from the coding sequence TTGGGATATTTTGCTTTTCTAGTGATCGTCACTCAATTGTCCGCCATGATTCAACCCGCTATTCCGATTAATGAATCCGCTCGCTTAGCAGCACTGGAGGAATATAAAATTATGGATTCCCTACCCGAAATGGCTTACGACGCCATTACGCGGCTGGCATCCCAGATATGCGGTACTCCTATCAGTATGATTTCACTCATTGACCGCACCCGGCACTGGGTAAAATCAAGAAAAGGAATTGATGCGAATGAAATTCCGCGTGAATTGTCCTTTTGTTCGCACGTGATCCTGGAACCAGAAATACCCTTGATAGTGCCCGACATGCGGCAGGACGAACGGTTTCATGATAATCCTTTCACCATCGGTCAGCCGGGGGTGATTTTTTACGCGGGGATTCCGCTGGTCAATCCGGAAGGGTATCCCCTGGGCTCTTTGTGCATTATTGACGAAAAGCCCAAGCAACTCAGCGAAGATCAGCTGCAGGCCCTCAAAGACCTATCCTATCAGGTAGTCATGCTGCTCGAACTTCGCCGCAAACACTTTCAGGCCGAACGGGCCCGGGCCGAAGCCGAAGACGCCCGTCAGGCCAAAGCCCGTTTCCTCTCCACCATGAGCCACGAAATCCGTAATGCCCTCAGCCCCATCATCGGCTCAGTGGGT
- a CDS encoding FN3 domain-containing metallophosphoesterase family protein yields MKLAIDSRRKFLQQALALGVTSSISATKATDAPRLACEPYLQDPKPDAMTIQWICERPSYSWVEFGTTQQLGQKAHRVTHGLVDSYNRINQITLQDLRAGTTYYYRVFSREIREFKPYQLTYGDTAQSKLYQFTTPAQQPTQVRALILNDIHDRPESFAQLLKLDTQSGRDFVFLNGDIFDYQTDEQQVIDHLLKPATEQFASQTPFYYVRGNHETRGKFRREWFDYFRNPEGKPYFDWTWGPVHFIALDTGEDKPDAEPVYAGLVDFDAYREEQARWLERVMQGPAFKMAVFRVVLMHIPPQYSGDWHGATHVKQLFSPLFDRYKIDVTISGHTHTYGVHLPVKGQHSYPVVIGGGPKVGNRTLIQLEADAKNLAIRLIRDDGQEVGTYTKTATKK; encoded by the coding sequence ATGAAACTTGCTATTGATTCCCGCCGAAAATTTCTTCAGCAGGCATTGGCCCTGGGGGTTACAAGCTCGATCTCCGCTACCAAAGCTACGGATGCTCCCCGCCTGGCTTGCGAACCGTATTTGCAGGATCCAAAACCAGACGCCATGACCATCCAATGGATTTGCGAACGACCGTCATACAGTTGGGTGGAGTTTGGTACGACTCAACAATTAGGACAGAAAGCCCACCGCGTGACCCACGGGCTGGTGGATTCCTACAACCGAATTAACCAGATTACCCTTCAGGATTTACGGGCTGGTACTACTTACTATTACCGGGTCTTTTCCCGCGAGATTAGGGAATTCAAACCTTATCAATTAACCTACGGCGATACGGCTCAGAGCAAACTGTACCAATTTACAACGCCGGCTCAACAACCTACCCAGGTACGGGCTCTGATTTTGAATGACATTCACGACCGGCCCGAGTCTTTTGCCCAGTTATTAAAGCTCGATACACAATCAGGCCGTGATTTTGTGTTTTTGAACGGTGATATTTTTGATTACCAAACGGATGAACAGCAAGTCATTGATCACTTGCTGAAACCCGCCACGGAGCAATTTGCCAGTCAGACACCTTTTTACTACGTGCGGGGGAATCACGAAACGCGGGGCAAATTCCGCCGCGAGTGGTTCGACTACTTCCGTAATCCGGAAGGAAAACCGTACTTTGACTGGACCTGGGGGCCGGTGCATTTCATCGCTCTGGATACCGGGGAAGACAAACCCGACGCTGAACCCGTATACGCCGGGCTGGTCGATTTTGATGCGTACCGAGAGGAACAGGCTCGCTGGCTGGAGCGGGTGATGCAGGGACCTGCGTTCAAAATGGCGGTTTTTCGGGTCGTACTAATGCATATTCCGCCGCAGTACTCGGGCGACTGGCACGGGGCCACACACGTCAAACAATTGTTTTCGCCTCTGTTTGATCGGTACAAAATCGATGTCACCATCAGTGGACATACGCATACGTACGGGGTGCACTTACCCGTGAAAGGGCAGCATTCGTATCCGGTAGTGATTGGAGGAGGTCCGAAAGTGGGCAACCGTACCCTAATCCAGCTCGAAGCCGATGCGAAAAACCTGGCTATTCGCCTGATTCGTGACGATGGGCAGGAAGTGGGAACGTATACCAAAACCGCTACTAAAAAATAA